A genomic segment from Sciurus carolinensis chromosome 1, mSciCar1.2, whole genome shotgun sequence encodes:
- the LOC124978267 gene encoding LOW QUALITY PROTEIN: cytochrome P450 4A11-like (The sequence of the model RefSeq protein was modified relative to this genomic sequence to represent the inferred CDS: inserted 1 base in 1 codon): MSVSALSLTRLLGGNSGFLQLASLLGLLLLLFKAVQFLLHRQWLLKAFQQFPSPPSHWLFGHKIPKDQELKHTLTWVGEFPSACPQWLWGSKVRFLVYDPDYLKVILGRSDPKAHTIYRLVAPWIGYGLLLLNGQRWFQHRRMLTPAFHYDILKPYVGIMADSVRVMLDKWEQLIGQDSLLEIFQHVSLMTLDTIMKCAFSYQGSVQLDRNSQSYIKAVGDLNYFIFSRVRNVFHQNDTFYRLTSDGRLFHQACQLAHEHTDKVIRQRKAQLQDEGELEKVRRKRRLDFLDILLFAKMENGSSLSDEDLRAEVDTFMFEGHDTTASGISWIFYALATHPEHQQKCREEVQSLLGDGASITWDHLDQMPYTTMCIKEALRLYPPVPNVSRDLGKPITFPDGRSLPKGIMVTLFIYGLHHNPKVWPNPEVFDPSRFAPGSSRHSHSFLPFSGGSRNCIGKQFAMNELKVAVALTLLXFELLADPTRVPVPMVLPVLKSKNGIHLHLKKIQ, from the exons ATGAGTGTCTCTGCACTGAGCCTCACCAGACTCTTGGGTGGCAACTCTGGGTTCCTCCAGCTGGCCTCCCTGCTTGGCCTGCTTCTGCTGCTCTTCAAGGCTGTCCAGTTCCTCCTGCACAGGCAGTGGCTGCTCAAAGCCTTCCAGCAGTTTCCATCCCCACCTTCCCACTGGCTCTTTGGGCACAAG ATCCCAAAGGACCAGGAGCTGAAACACACTCTGACATGGGTAGGTGAATTCCCGAGTGCGTGCCCACAGTGGCTCTGGGGCAGCAAAGTTCGTTTCCTTGTCTATGACCCTGACTACCTGAAGGTGATTCTGGGGAGATCAG ATCCGAAAGCTCATACTATCTATAGACTTGTGGCTCCCTGGATTG GGTACGGTTTGCTCCTGTTGAATGGGCAGAGGTGGTTTCAGCACCGCCGGATGTTGACCCCAGCCTTCCACTACGACATCCTGAAGCCCTACGTGGGAATCATGGCTGACTCTGTCAGAGTGATGCTG gacaAATGGGAGCAGCTCATTGGGCAGGACTCCCTTCTGGAGATTTTTCAGCATGTCTCCCTGATGACCCTGGACACCATCATGAAGTGTGCCTTCAGCTACCAGGGCAGTGTCCAGTTGGACAG GAATTCCCAATCCTACATCAAGGCTGTTGGAGATCTGAACTACTTCATTTTTTCTCGTGTGAGGAATGTCTTTCACCAGAATGACACCTTCTACAGACTGACCTCTGATGGCCGCTTGTTCCACCAGGCCTGCCAGCTTGCTCATGAGCACACAG ATAAAGTGATCAGGCAGAGAAAGGCTCAGCTGCAGGATGAGGGAGAGCTGGAGAAGGTCAGGAGGAAGAGGCGCTTGGATTTCCTGGACATCCTCCTGTTTGCCAAA ATGGAGAATGGAAGCAGCCTGTCTGATGAGGACCTGCGTGCAGAGGTGGACACCTTCATGTTTGAGGGCCATGACACCACGGCCAGTGGTATCTCCTGGATCTTCTATGCTCTGGCCACACACCCTGAGCATCAGCAGAAGTGCAGGGAGGAGGTCCAGAGCCTCCTGGGGGATGGAGCCTCCATTACCTG GGACCACCTGGACCAGATGCCCTACACTACCATGTGCATCAAGGAAGCCCTGAGGCTCTATCCACCAGTACCAAATGTGAGCAGAGATCTTGGCAAACCTATCACTTTTCCTGACGGACGCTCCTTACCCAAAG GTATCATGGTCACACTCTTCATTTATGGCCTTCACCACAACCCGAAGGTGTGGCCAAACCCAGAG GTGTTTGATCCTTCTCGGTTTGCACCTGGTTCTTCTCGACACAGCCACTCCTTCCTGCCCTTCTCAGGAGGATCAAG GAACTGCATTGGGAAGCAATTTGCCATGAATGAGCTGAAAGTGGCCGTGGCCCTGACCCTAC CGTTTGAGCTACTGGCGGATCCCACCAGGGTGCCTGTCCCCATGGTACTCCCTGTGTTGAAGTCCAAGAATGGAATCCACCTGCATCTCAAGAAGATCCAATAA